The following coding sequences lie in one Colias croceus chromosome 1, ilColCroc2.1 genomic window:
- the LOC123695338 gene encoding uncharacterized protein LOC123695338, whose amino-acid sequence MDFTANSIKTSHSFYANRLRGTVLGNTKTFSKSDVNFYESRTTNTHEREILSDNSSCGEYYKRYEHDEVPVKDDTSNDNSFREDRTSSGMKDSITNSDLDKLEMKILSTMSQELQTEEMSVESLESNIKLFKITVQEIFDNFYANLQDYEYFKRKYNEILSKNQEDIIQEMEDFIKDMIQHIISSHNSAISSHTETKDKSISFDLPSERSPLSTVEAYRNQNYSTDSTFDESSNCKTSLNKKEETLNIYLLTGTPYVAIRMNNRNLVSEINVRESIIDDIEGQLASAENIKKIAAKKLQLEKYVTQQRVQTRTERDIPIKISSAKKDIPLNEDFIYNNSQEQSVKSFMSKICNYICKRFRKSSFT is encoded by the exons ATGG ATTTTACAGCTAACAGCATCAAAACGAGCCATAGCTTCTACGCAAATAGGTTGAGAGGTACAGTATTAGggaatacaaaaacattttctaaaTCTGATGTCAACTTTTACGAATCAAGAACAACCAATACGCATGAACGGGAGATACTGAGTGATAACAGCAGTTGCGGTGAATATTACAAAAGATACGAACATGATGAGGTTCCAGTTAAAGACGATACATCAAACGACAATTCATTCAGGGAAGATCGCACCTCAAGCGGCATGAAGGACTCCATAACGAATTCCGATTTAGATAAATTAGAAATGAAAATACTTAGCACGATGTCCCAAGAGTTGCAGACAGAAGAAATGTCCGTTGAAAGCCTCgaatcaaatattaaattattcaaaataacagTACAAGAAATATTCGATAACTTTTACGCTAATTTGCAAGATTAtgaatatttcaaaagaaaatacaacgaaattttatctaaaaatcaGGAAGATATAATTCAAGAGATGGaagattttataaaagataTGATTCAACATATAATTTCATCACATAATTCAGCGATTAGCAGTCATACGGAAACAAAGGACAAAAGTATCTCTTTTGATTTGCCTTCAGAGAGAAGTCCCTTGTCAACGGTAGAAGCATATAGAAACCAGAATTATTCAACTGATTCAACTTTTGATGAAAGTTCTAATTGTAAGACAAGCTTGAATAAAAAGGAAGAAACGCTCAACATATATCTACTAACAGGCACGCCCTATGTAGCAATCAGAATGAACAATCGTAATTTAGtatctgaaataaatgtaCGAGAATCAATTATCGATGATATAGAGGGGCAACTGGCTTCTGCTGAGAACATAAAAAAGATAGCGGCAAAGAAGTtgcaattagaaaaatatgtaacCCAGCAGCGAGTGCAAACCAGAACAGAAAGAGATATTCCTATAAAAATCTCAAGTGCCAAAAAGGATATACCTCTGAATGAAGATTTCATCTACAACAATAGCCAAGAACAGAGCGTTAAGTCATTCATGTCCAAAATCTGTAATTACATTTGCAAAAGATTCCGAAAATCTTCTTttacctaa
- the LOC123695010 gene encoding scm-like with four MBT domains protein 1, giving the protein MDFDWNNYLENNKSVPVPEELFSHVELSLFNGIKQGMLLEVCHKNNPDVYWIANITMVCGHLLRIKFIGAENDFWCDISNTKVHPLGWCGKYDELIEPPDEINEKCGDTIIEIMKKALLVGQSVSIEALNNKGLSPIDRIKVGMKVEIQNLIDPYKYWIATVDENVGGRLLLRYDGADDDLPQFWLFFSNPRINSFGSVTNKGSPWQFKYPGKVNKFSCKNKLSTQLRQSAEESIKEPTPADLFLPNPTYEAHSFSTGMKVEALSPSDMKTIRPATVTKIFNNLHFLVVLDDHLEDYEDTKMAWLCDNMHPYIYPIGFAKQNNMNFRPPKTYKEFDWDEYLSKTSSVPAPEYCFGKKDLLKGIEANMMLEAAHPLHQDEVYVASVDRIAEHMVLVELIPIGEKFWYSQDSDLLFPVGWCDSNNYELHIPDVNPKEPPKQEEKKVREEMKKTEEWCDRIFFNYKCYAGPSISRNKLSQLPKHVGPGPLCLVLKEVLNKIISASYKPAKLLKDWETEGPPEEGMRLEMLRAKLKTSTYHAYVPIVTSASQLSSFCRSVCVRLQACPSLFGPIACPDICPNNCQNVDKSTFHNGTERRGRPKGSVNGRRKKKKAAPEKREKEPPPEVDTHKDGESVESEHSAASTPPSESGTRPNSPESMSDYKRGTRRKREAKNNYPKLEMKTRGAKLPNFALQMKEAHWDKKDVETIYNNSCAKKQSHESDTENDNESSCNSRDAKNISDVSDSEEPELKKLKFNFDDPLPSDNKMFEKDAPMSWLKGKTKLARNPLHWSVDDVYNYLINTDDCKLIAEKMKQEEIDGQAFIMLDLPMIRDFLHMKKEFAVQLCKHITMVRWYYIINFEDNGDI; this is encoded by the exons GTGGAGCTCAGTCTTTTCAATGGAATCAAACAGGGAATGCTTCTTGAAGTATGCCATAAGAACAACCCAGATGTTTACTGGATAGCCAACATAACTATGGTGTGTGGACACCTCTTAAGAATCAAATTTATAGGGGCAGAAAATGACTTCTGGTGTGATATATCAAATACAAAGGTCCATCCGTTAGGTTGGTGTGGAAAGTATGATGAATTAATTGAACCTCCAGatgaaattaatgaaaaatgtgGCGATACAATCATAGAGATTATGAAGAAGGCTCTGCTAGTTGGCCAGTCGGTGTCAATAGAAGCATTGAATAATAAAGGCTTATCGCCAATAGACAGGATCAAAGTTGGCATGAAAGTGGAGATTCAGAACCTCATAGACCCCTACAAGTATTGGATTGCAACA gtgGATGAAAATGTGGGTGGTCGATTGCTCTTACGCTATGATGGCGCTGATGATGATTTGCCTCAATTCTGGTTGTTCTTCTCCAATCCTAGGATCAATAGCTTTGGTTCTGTGACCAATAAG ggTTCTCCATGGCAGTTCAAATATCCAGGAAAAGTGAATAAGTTCTCATGTAAGAACAAATTGAGTACTCAGTTACGACAGAGTGCTGAAGAGTCTATCAAGGAGCCTACACCTGCTGATTTGTTTCTG CCAAACCCCACCTACGAAGCACACAGCTTCTCCACAGGCATGAAGGTAGAGGCTCTAAGTCCCTCTGACATGAAGACCATCAGACCAGCCACAGTCACCAAGATATTCAACAACCTCCACTTCTTAGTAGTTCTCGACGACCATTTGGAAGATTACGAAGATACCAAAATGGCGTGGCTCTGCGATAACATGCATCCATACATATACCCCATCGGTTTCgcgaaacaaaacaacatgAACTTCAGACCACCAAAGACTTACAAAGAATTCGATTGGGACGAATATTTGTCCAAAACATCATCAGTCCCTGCCCCAGAATATTGCTTTGGAAAGAAAGACCTGCTTAAAGGCATAGAAGCCAACATGATGCTAGAGGCTGCTCATCCATTGCACCAAGATGAGGTTTATGTCGCATCCGTAGATAGAATAGCAGAACATATGGTCCTAGTCGAGTTAATACCAATTGGCGAGAAATTCTGGTACTCGCAAGATAGTGACTTGCTCTTTCCAGTGGGCTGGTGTGATAGTAACAACTACGAGTTGCATATACCCGATGTAAATCCTAAAGAACCGCCGAAACAAGAAGAGAAGAAGGTTCGAGAAGAAATGAAAAAGACTGAGGAGTGGTGTGATAGGATTTTCTTCAATTACAAGTGTTACGCTGGGCCGTCGATAAGTAGAAACAAATTGTCGCAGTTGCCAAAGCATGTAGGTCCTGGGCCGTTGTGTTTGGTGTTGAAGGAAGTGTTGAATAAGATAATATCGGCTTCATACAAACCGGCTAAGTTGTTGAAGGATTGGGAGACGGAAGGTCCGCCTGAAGAGGGGATGCGACTTGAAATGCTAAGAGCCAA ATTAAAAACCAGCACATACCACGCGTACGTGCCCATAGTGACGTCAGCCAGTCAGCTAAGTTCGTTCTGTCGCTCCGTGTGTGTGAGGTTACAAGCCTGCCCCTCGCTGTTCGGGCCAATCGCCTGCCCCGATATCTGCCCCAATAACTGCCAGAATGTTGATAAGAGCACTTTCC ATAATGGAACAGAACGTCGAGGCAGACCAAAGGGAAGCGTTAACGGACGGCGAAAGAAAAAGAAGGCGGCACCAGAAAAGCGCGAAAAGGAACCACCACCGGAAGTAGACACGCATAAAGATGGCGAATCTGTGGAAAGTGAACACAGTGCCGCCTCCACACCACCCTCAGAGTCTGGCACCAGACCAAACTCGCCAGAAAGCATGTCAGACTACAAACGGGGCACACGGCGGAAGAGAGAAGCGAAGAACAACTACCCTAAATTGGAAATGAAAACCCGCGGCGCAAAGCTACCAAACTTCGCCTTACAAATGAAAGAAGCACATTGGGACAAGAAGGATGTCGAAACTATCTACAACAACTCTTGCGCAAAGAAACAATCACACGAGAGCGATACGGAAAACGACAATGAGAGCAGTTGCAATTCCAGAGACGCTAAGAACATATCAGACGTGTCCGACAGTGAGGAACCCGAACTGAAGAAACTTAAATTCAATTTCGACGATCCTTTGCCGTCAGATAACAAAATGTTCGAGAAAGACGCTCCAATGTCCTGGCTCAAGGGAAAAACTAAACTCGCCCGAAATCCACTGCACTGGTCTGTAGATGACGTATACAATTATCTGATTAACACTGATGATTGCAAACTTATTGCCGAGAAAATGAAACAAGAGGAGATCGACGGCCAAGCATTTATTATGTTAGACCTGCCAATGATCAGGGACTTCTTACATATGAAAAAGGAGTTCGCAGTACAATTATGTAAACACATTACAATGGTTAGGTGGTATTATATAATCAATTTTGAAGATAATGGTGACATATAA